The Drosophila mauritiana strain mau12 chromosome 2R, ASM438214v1, whole genome shotgun sequence genome has a segment encoding these proteins:
- the LOC117136306 gene encoding chitinase-3-like protein 1 has translation MTYFQYVFIIMTFLICGCIAKEYNVFCQYDLGSYYYKGRGQFFEWHLDSRLCTHLVLGSGVGVDGKTGKMRITDKILLLEKDKLSSVKTMKWDSIRKVMFTIGGWEEDSSSFSRMVSSPKKRDNFYSSILEFMFKWGFDGVQIDWRYPTLLGGHPEDRQNFVILLEELGLIFRKNQLILMVAVLGRTNKRILESYNIPEIVKNSDFVHLMLHDEQDPYRLRLAYNAPLVGYEDSVTDSIMHWKRNGGAPEKLILGIPLFVRSFTMDRNQSTVGSACKGPGRPTKLSHRPGFMTYNEWCVQQSKWSRKFDQLAKVPYATRGDQWVSYENPRSIWAKMHLLQKHKLGGAMAWTIDVDDFRGRCGEQHGLLRVIFSALGDKNALTTEKPTTEASGLCPHDGFSRDGWDCRLYHECRDGERIYYECLEGQYFDESQVMCRPAAEVKCDENFVIWRPGMPVYNSDNMPLNLKIVE, from the exons ATGACTTATTTTCAGTATGTCTTTATCATAATGACATTTCTGATATGCGGTTGTATAGCAAAAGAGT ATAATGTGTTTTGTCAATATGATTTGGGCTCCTACTACTACAAAGGACGCGGTCAATTCTTTGAGTGGCACTTGGACTCCAGACTGTGCACCCACTTGGTCCTTGGTTCTGGAGTAGGTGTGGATGGGAAGACCGGGAAAATGAGGATCACTGACAAGATTCTGCTACTGGAGAAGG ACAAGCTGAGCAGCGTTAAAACCATGAAGTGGGATAGCATTAGGAAGGTAATGTTTACCATCGGTGGTTGGGAGGAGGACTCCAGCTCGTTTTCCCGCATGGTGTCCTCTCCCAAGAAGCGGGACAATTTCTATAGCTCTATATTGGAGTTCATGTTCAAGTGGGGATTCGATGGCGTCCAAATCGATTGGCGCTATCCCACTCTGCTGGGTGGTCACCCAGAGGATCGCCAGAACTTTGTGATtctgctggaggagctgggaTTAAT CTTTCGGAAGAATCAGCTAATATTAATGGTGGCTGTGCTGGGACGAACAAACAAGCGCATCCTGGAAAGCTACAATATCCCCGAGATAGTAAAGAACTCGGACTTTGTCCATCTGATGTTGCACGACGAGCAGGATCCGTACCGCCTGCGCTTGGCTTACAATGCTCCTCTTGTGGGGTATGAAGACAGCGTGACCGATTCCATTATGCATTGGAAACGAAATGGAGGAGCACCAGAGAAGCTTATATTGGGCATTCCGCTATTCGTGCGCTCCTTCACCATGGATAGAAATCAATCGACAGTGGGATCCGCCTGCAAAGGACCCGGCAGACCGACTAAACTATCCCACCGTCCCGGCTTCATGACCTACAACGAGTGGTGCGTGCAGCAGTCCAAATGGAGCAGGAAGTTTGACCAGCTGGCCAAGGTGCCCTATGCCACAAGGGGTGATCAGTGGGTAAGCTACGAGAACCCGCGGAGCATCTGGGCCAAGATGCATCTGTTGCAGAAGCACAAGCTGGGTGGCGCCATGGCCTGGACCATTGACGTAGACGATTTCCGGGGCAGGTGTGGCGAGCAGCATGGATTGCTCCGTGTGATCTTCTCCGCCCTGGGCGACAAAAACGCCCTCACAACCGAGAAGCCGACCACAGAAGCCTCCGGACTGTGCCCACATGATGGCTTTAGCCGCGATGGTTGGGACTGCCGATTGTACCATGAGTGTCGCGATGGAGAAAGGATCTATTACGAGTGCCTCGAGGGTCAGTACTTCGACGAGAGCCAGGTCATGTGCCGCCCAGCCGCTGAGGTCAAGTGTGATGAGAACTTTGTCATTTGGCGACCGGGAATGCCCGTTTACAACTCCGACAACATGCCACTAAACCTAAAGATCGTGGAGTAG
- the LOC117136685 gene encoding acidic mammalian chitinase, with protein MKLVSIWALAALCLCLGQVASSEKLLNCYWGTWANYRPGDGKFTPSDIDPSLCTHISYTFFGISDAGEFKSLDTWLDMDDGLGFISQTIALKQRNPNLKILAVVGGWNEGSTKYSAMAADPAKRATFVSTSLAFIQQYGFDGLDLDWEYPGQRGGSEADRENFVTLLREIKETYDQYGLELGIAVGASEKSASISYDIPAISQHLTFINVMTYDFHMALDGYLGLNAPLPEVAESIDYWLSHGAPAEKLILGIGFYGHSYQMSDSSQNWPGAACIGPGSAGVYTRENGFLGYHEICLNNWQTVFDQENGAPYAFQGDQWIGYDNPESIQLKMQLVESRNLGGAMMWSIETDDFRGLCGESYPLLKTMNRALGREVNGGGGGGGGGSVTPSPTAAPTPAPTPASTPGGGSGGNGCGQDGFFVVEGDCNKFYQCIGGVRYDFQCGAGLCFNTSSFTCDWP; from the exons ATGAAGTTAGTATCGATTTGGGCCTTGGCAGCACTTTGCCTTTGCCTTGGACAAGTGGCCAGCAGCGAGA AGCTGCTTAACTGCTACTGGGGCACGTGGGCCAACTACCGTCCCGGAGATGGAAAGTTCACACCCTCGGACATCGATCCCTCCCTGTGCACACACATCAGCTACACCTTCTTCGGAATCAGCGATGCCGGCGAGTTCAAGTCCCTGGACACCTGGCTGGACATGGACGATGGACTGG GCTTTATTAGCCAGACGATTGCTCTGAAGCAGCGCAACCCAAACCTCAAGATTTTGGCGGTGGTTGGTGGCTGGAATGAAGGTTCCACCAAATACTCGGCCATGGCCGCCGATCCTGCCAAGCGTGCCACCTTCGTCTCCACTTCCCTGGCTTTCATTCAGCAGTACGGCTTTGAtggtttggatttggattGGGAGTACCCTGGACAGCGCGGAGGCAGTGAAGCGGATCGCGAGAACTTTGTAACTCTGCTGCGCGAGATTAAGGAAAC CTACGATCAGTATGGCTTAGAGCTGGGTATTGCTGTCGGTGCCTCCGAGAAATCGGCCAGCATCTCATACGACATTCCGGCCATTTCGCAGCACTTGACTTTCATTAACGTCATGACCTACGACTTCCACATGGCTCTGGATGGCTATCTGGGTCTGAACGCTCCTCTGCCCGAGGTCGCCGAATCCATTGACTACTGGCTTTCTCATG GTGCGCCCGCCGAGAAGCTTATCCTGGGCATTGGCTTCTACGGACACAGCTACCAGATGTCCGATAGCTCACAGAACTGGCCCGGAGCTGCGTGCATTGGTCCCGGATCTGCTGGCGTCTACACGCGGGAGAACGGCTTCCTGGGCTACCACGAGATCTGCCTGAACAACTGGCAAACCGTGTTCGATCAGGAGAACGGTGCTCCATATGCCTTCCAGGGTGATCAGTGGATCGGCTATGACAATCCCGAAAGCATCCAGCTGAAGATGCAGCTGGTCGAGTCCCGCAATCTGGGTGGTGCCATGATGTGGTCCATTGAGACAGATGATTTCCGTGGTCTCTGCGGCGAGTCCTATCCCCTGTTGAAGACGATGAACCGTGCTTTGGGCAGGGAAGTGAATGGAGGAGGTggaggcggcggaggaggaagTGTTACTCCCTCTCCAACGGCTGCTCCCACTCCGGCACCCACTCCGGCTTCCACTCCCGGTGGTGGAAGCGGTGGCAACGGGTGTGGCCAAGATGGTTTCTTTGTTGTGGAAGGCGACTGCAATAAGTTCTACCAGTGCATCGGTGGCGTCCGTTACGACTTCCAATGCGGAGCAGGGCTGTGCTTCAATACCAGTAGCTTCACTTGCGACTGGCCGTAA
- the LOC117137310 gene encoding acidic mammalian chitinase — translation MGKLLALLAVLCLSQVIGAERIVNCYWGTWANYRSGNGKFDVSNIDAGLCTHLSYSFFGINDNGEIQSLDTWLDYDLGFINQAISLKNQNSNLKVLAVVGGWNEGSTKYSSMSGDWYKRQNFINSALNLLRNHGFDGLDLDWEYPNQRGGNWNDRANFVTLLREIKEAFAPYGYELGIAVGAGESLASASYEIANIAQQVDFINVMTYDFAMASDGQTGFNAPQWAVENAINFWLSQGAPANKLVLGVGTYGRSFQLSDSSQNWPGAPCRGEGAAGSYTGSTGYLGYNEICQNNWHTIFDYGNAAPYAYSGDQWVSFDNVLSVQYKMDFALSKGLAGAMIWSLETDDYRGLCGETYPLLKTINRKLRW, via the exons ATGGGAAAGTTATTGGCACTACTCGCAGTCCTCTGCCTTAGCCAGGTTATCGGTGCTGAAC GCATCGTCAACTGCTACTGGGGCACCTGGGCCAACTACCGCAGCGGCAATGGCAAGTTCGATGTGTCCAACATCGATGCCGGTCTGTGCACCCATCTGAGCTACTCCTTCTTCGGAATCAACGACAATGGTGAGATCCAATCCCTGGACACCTGGCTGGACTACGATCTGGGCTTTATCAACCAGGCGATCAGCCTGAAGAACCAGAACTCCAACCTGAAGGTCCTGGCCGTGGTCGGCGGCTGGAACGAGGGCTCCACCAAGTACTCCTCGATGTCCGGCGATTGGTACAAGCGCCAGAACTTCATCAACTCCGCCCTGAACCTGCTGCGCAACCATGGCTTCGATGGTCTGGATCTGGACTGGGAGTACCCCAACCAGCGTGGTGGCAACTGGAACGATCGTGCCAACTTTGTGACTCTGCTGCGCGAGATTAAGGAGGC GTTCGCTCCCTACGGCTATGAGTTGGGTATTGCCGTGGGCGCCGGTGAGTCATTGGCCAGTGCATCCTACGAGATCGCCAACATTGCTCAGCAGGTTGACTTTATCAACGTGATGACCTACGACTTTGCCATGGCCTCCGATGGCCAGACCGGTTTCAATGCCCCCCAGTGGGCCGTGGAGAACGCCATCAACTTCTGGCTGAGCCAGGGTGCTCCAGCCAACAAGCTGGTGCTCGGCGTGGGCACTTACGGACGCTCCTTCCAGCTGTCGGACTCCTCCCAGAACTGGCCGGGTGCACCGTGCCGCGGTGAGGGCGCCGCTGGATCCTACACCGGCTCTACCGGCTACTTGGGCTACAACGAGATCTGCCAGAACAACTGGCACACCATCTTCGACTACGGCAATGCCGCTCCCTACGCCTACTCCGGCGATCAGTGGGTGAGCTTCGACAACGTGCTCAGTGTCCAGTACAAGATGGACTTTGCTCTGTCCAAGGGTCTGGCCGGTGCCATGATCTGGTCTCTGGAGACGGACGACTACCGCGGTCTGTGCGGTGAGACCTATCCTCTGCTCAAGACCATCAACAGGAAGCTGCGTTGGTAA
- the LOC117137311 gene encoding C3 and PZP-like alpha-2-macroglobulin domain-containing protein 8 yields the protein MPIEVNTPDKLEYQFFPASGGVFTFKVRSPKDAHLALTPAPEENGPIFEIFLGGWENTKSVIRKDRQKPEVAEVPTPGILDAGEFRGFWVRWYDNVITVGREGDAAAFLSYDAGSLFPVNFVGICTGWGASGTWLIDESAPSAPVMGFAAPTGSGPGCWVPAANGEVPPNALEGGFDSSEQLYIARARHEGDLIPGKLHPSHGVTYVAWGGGEHGHAEYEVLCAGGGQWVPVDAGNIPPNALPAGETAEGEPLFIGRATHDGTITVGKVQPSHGCCYIPYGGEELAYKEFEIYVAN from the exons ATGCCAATCG AAGTCAACACCCCCGATAAGTTGGAGTACCAATTCTTCCCCGCCAGCGGTGGAGTCTTTACCTTCAAGGTACGTTCTCCCAAGGATGCTCATTTGGCCCTGACACCCGCGCCCGAGGAGAACGGCCCCATTTTCGAGATCTTCCTGGGAGGATGGGAGAACACCAAGTCGGTGATCCGCAAGGACCGCCAAAAGCCCGAGGTCGCTGAGGTGCCCACTCCGGGCATCCTGGATGCCGGAGAGTTCCGTGGCTTTTGGGTGCGCTGGTACGACAACGTTATCACCGTTGGCCGCGAAGGAGACGCCGCCGCCTTCCTTTCCTACGATGCTGGTAGCCTGTTCCCGGTCAACTTCGTCGGCATCTGCACGGGATGGGGTGCCAGCGGCACCTGGCTGATTGATG AGTCCGCTCCATCGGCTCCCGTCATGGGCTTCGCCGCTCCCACTGGAAGCGGACCAGGATGCTGGGTGCCTGCCGCCAATGGAGAAGTGCCACCCAACGCACTGGAGGGAGGATTCGACAGCAGCGAGCAGTTGTACATCGCCCGTGCCCGCCATGAGGGCGACCTCATTCCCGGCAAGCTGCATCCCTCCCACGGAGTGACCTACGTGGCCTGGGGAGGCGGTGAGCACGGCCACGCTGAATACGAGGTGCTGTGCGCCGGCGGCGGCCAGTGGGTGCCCGTGGATGCCGGAAACATCCCGCCCAACGCCCTGCCCGCCGGAGAGACCGCCGAGGGCGAGCCGCTCTTCATCGGCCGTGCCACCCACGACGGAACCATCACTGTGGGCAAGGTGCAGCCCTCCCACGGATGCTGCTACATTCCGTACGGCGGCGAGGAGCTGGCCTACAAGGAGTTCGAGATCTATGTGGCCAACTAA
- the LOC117138619 gene encoding trehalase isoform X2, whose product MAAPANATSNLKMNGNSKIYCEGNLLHTIQTAVPKLFADSKTFVDMKLNYSPDKTLEDFNVMMEAKNQTPSREDIKQFVDKYFSAPGTELEKWTPTDWKENPSFLDLISDPDLKQWGVELNSIWRDLGRKMKDDVSKNPEYYSIIPVPNPVIVPGGRFIEFYYWDSYWIIRGLLYSQMFDTARGMIENFLSIVNRFGFIPNGGRVYYHGRSQPPLLTGMVKSYVDFTNNDKFAIDALDTLEHEFEFFVNNHNVTVKNHSLCVYRDSSSGPRPESYREDVETGEEFPTDEAKELHYSELKAGAESGMDFSSRWFISPSGTNDGNRSALSTTSIVPVDLNAYLYWNAKLIAEFHSKAGNTKKVTEYETKAEKLRLGIQEVLWNEEAGVWLDYDMINQKPRDYYTPTNLSPLWVKAFNISESEKISASVMAYIERNKLDSYPGGVPNTLSNTGEQWDAPNVWAPMQYILVEGLNNLNTPEAKNMSLKWATKWVKTNFAAFSKDRHMYEKYNADEFGVGGGGGEYEVQTGFGWSNGVIIEWLSKHGRDISIGSGCGCLAGNRMMGIVGVAAVTIVALIAGRVLW is encoded by the exons ATGGCCGCTCCAGCGAATGCAACGAGCAATCTCAAAATGAACGGAAATAG TAAAATCTACTGCGAGGGCAATCTGCTGCACACCATCCAAACGGCAGTGCCCAAACTATTTGCGGATTCGAAGACCTTTGTGGACATGAAGCTGAACTATTCGCCCGACAAGACCCTCGAGGACTTTAATGTCATGATGGAGGCCAAGAATCAGACGCCAAGCAGAGAGGATATCAAGCAGTTTGTCGAT AAGTACTTCAGTGCACCGGGCACCGAGCTTGAGAAGTGGACGCCCACCGACTGGAAGGAGAATCCCAGCTTCCTCGACTTGATTTCCGACCCAGATCTTAAGCAATGGGGCGTCGAGCTGAATAGCATTTGGAGGGACTTGGGACGCAAAATGAAGGACGATGTGTCAAAGAATCCCGAATACTACTCGATCATTCCCGTGCCAAATCCAGTGATCGTGCCCGGCGGTCGTTTCATTGAGTTCTACTACTGGGACTCCTACTGGATCATCCGCGGACTCCTCTACAGCCAGATGTTTGACACCGCGCGCGGCATGATTGAGAACTTCTTATCCATTGTCAATCGGTTCGGTTTTATTCCAAACGGCGGTCGAGTCTACTACCATGGTCGCTCCCAGCCGCCACTTCTAACCGGTATGGTCAAGTCGTACGTGGACTTCACCAACAATGACAAGTTCGCCATTGATGCCCTGGACACGCTGGAGCACGAGTTCGAGTTCTTTGTGAACAACCACAATGTCACGGTGAAGAATCACAGCCTGTGTGTATACCGCGATTCGTCGTCCGGGCCGCGACCAGAGTCCTACCGTGAGGATGTGGAGACTGGCGAGGAATTCCCCACGGATGAGGCCAAGGAACTGCATTACAGTGAACTCAAGGCAGGCGCCGAATCTGGCATGGACTTTAGCTCACGCTGGTTCATCTCCCCGAGTGGAACCAATGATGGCAACCGGAGCGCTCTGAGCACCACCTCAATTGTGCCCGTCGACCTGAATGCCTATCTCTACTGGAACGCCAAGTTGATTGCCGAGTTCCATTCCAAAGCGGGCAACACCAAGAAGGTCACCGAGTACGAGACCAAGGCCGAGAAACTCCGTCTG GGTATCCAAGAAGTTTTGTGGAACGAGGAGGCCGGTGTCTGGTTGGACTACGATATGATTAACCAGAAGCCGCGCGATTACTACACGCCCACCAATCTATCTCCACTGTGGGTGAAGGCCTTCAACATTTCGGAGTCCGAGAAGATATCGGCTTCTGTTATGGCCTACATTGAGAGGAACAAGCTGGACAGCTACCCTGGCGGAGTTCCCAACACGTTGAGCAACACCGGAGAACAGTGGGATGCCCCCAATGTGTGGGCACCGATGCAGTACATTCTGGTCGAGGGCCTGAATAACCTGAACACTCCCGAGGCCAAGAATATGTCACTGAAGTGGGCCACCAAGTGGGTGAAGACAAACTTTGCGGCGTTTAGCAAGGACAGGCACATGTACGAGAAG TACAACGCCGATGAGTTCGGAgttggcggcggcggtggggAGTACGAAGTACAGACTGGATTCGGTTGGTCCAACGGTGTGATCATCGAGTGGCTGAGCAAGCACGGGCGCGACATTTCCATTGGATCCGGTTGTGGCTGCCTAGCAG GTAATCGTATGATGGGCatcgtgggcgtggcagctgtGACTATAGTTGCTCTGATAGCAGGTCGTGTTCTATGGTGA
- the LOC117138619 gene encoding trehalase isoform X1, translating to MFKLPIGLLLVSWSCLVALSQAKSYSLPDLTTDYNNAIPVEEEEAQDPFASCKIYCEGNLLHTIQTAVPKLFADSKTFVDMKLNYSPDKTLEDFNVMMEAKNQTPSREDIKQFVDKYFSAPGTELEKWTPTDWKENPSFLDLISDPDLKQWGVELNSIWRDLGRKMKDDVSKNPEYYSIIPVPNPVIVPGGRFIEFYYWDSYWIIRGLLYSQMFDTARGMIENFLSIVNRFGFIPNGGRVYYHGRSQPPLLTGMVKSYVDFTNNDKFAIDALDTLEHEFEFFVNNHNVTVKNHSLCVYRDSSSGPRPESYREDVETGEEFPTDEAKELHYSELKAGAESGMDFSSRWFISPSGTNDGNRSALSTTSIVPVDLNAYLYWNAKLIAEFHSKAGNTKKVTEYETKAEKLRLGIQEVLWNEEAGVWLDYDMINQKPRDYYTPTNLSPLWVKAFNISESEKISASVMAYIERNKLDSYPGGVPNTLSNTGEQWDAPNVWAPMQYILVEGLNNLNTPEAKNMSLKWATKWVKTNFAAFSKDRHMYEKYNADEFGVGGGGGEYEVQTGFGWSNGVIIEWLSKHGRDISIGSGCGCLAGNRMMGIVGVAAVTIVALIAGRVLW from the exons ATGTTCAAGCTACCGATCGGCCTGCTCCTCGTGAGCTGGAGTTGCCTGGTGGCCTTGTCCCAGGCCAAGTCCTACAGCCTGCCCGATCTCACCACCGACTACAACAATGCCATTCccgtcgaggaggaggaggcacAGGATCCGTTCGCCAGCTG TAAAATCTACTGCGAGGGCAATCTGCTGCACACCATCCAAACGGCAGTGCCCAAACTATTTGCGGATTCGAAGACCTTTGTGGACATGAAGCTGAACTATTCGCCCGACAAGACCCTCGAGGACTTTAATGTCATGATGGAGGCCAAGAATCAGACGCCAAGCAGAGAGGATATCAAGCAGTTTGTCGAT AAGTACTTCAGTGCACCGGGCACCGAGCTTGAGAAGTGGACGCCCACCGACTGGAAGGAGAATCCCAGCTTCCTCGACTTGATTTCCGACCCAGATCTTAAGCAATGGGGCGTCGAGCTGAATAGCATTTGGAGGGACTTGGGACGCAAAATGAAGGACGATGTGTCAAAGAATCCCGAATACTACTCGATCATTCCCGTGCCAAATCCAGTGATCGTGCCCGGCGGTCGTTTCATTGAGTTCTACTACTGGGACTCCTACTGGATCATCCGCGGACTCCTCTACAGCCAGATGTTTGACACCGCGCGCGGCATGATTGAGAACTTCTTATCCATTGTCAATCGGTTCGGTTTTATTCCAAACGGCGGTCGAGTCTACTACCATGGTCGCTCCCAGCCGCCACTTCTAACCGGTATGGTCAAGTCGTACGTGGACTTCACCAACAATGACAAGTTCGCCATTGATGCCCTGGACACGCTGGAGCACGAGTTCGAGTTCTTTGTGAACAACCACAATGTCACGGTGAAGAATCACAGCCTGTGTGTATACCGCGATTCGTCGTCCGGGCCGCGACCAGAGTCCTACCGTGAGGATGTGGAGACTGGCGAGGAATTCCCCACGGATGAGGCCAAGGAACTGCATTACAGTGAACTCAAGGCAGGCGCCGAATCTGGCATGGACTTTAGCTCACGCTGGTTCATCTCCCCGAGTGGAACCAATGATGGCAACCGGAGCGCTCTGAGCACCACCTCAATTGTGCCCGTCGACCTGAATGCCTATCTCTACTGGAACGCCAAGTTGATTGCCGAGTTCCATTCCAAAGCGGGCAACACCAAGAAGGTCACCGAGTACGAGACCAAGGCCGAGAAACTCCGTCTG GGTATCCAAGAAGTTTTGTGGAACGAGGAGGCCGGTGTCTGGTTGGACTACGATATGATTAACCAGAAGCCGCGCGATTACTACACGCCCACCAATCTATCTCCACTGTGGGTGAAGGCCTTCAACATTTCGGAGTCCGAGAAGATATCGGCTTCTGTTATGGCCTACATTGAGAGGAACAAGCTGGACAGCTACCCTGGCGGAGTTCCCAACACGTTGAGCAACACCGGAGAACAGTGGGATGCCCCCAATGTGTGGGCACCGATGCAGTACATTCTGGTCGAGGGCCTGAATAACCTGAACACTCCCGAGGCCAAGAATATGTCACTGAAGTGGGCCACCAAGTGGGTGAAGACAAACTTTGCGGCGTTTAGCAAGGACAGGCACATGTACGAGAAG TACAACGCCGATGAGTTCGGAgttggcggcggcggtggggAGTACGAAGTACAGACTGGATTCGGTTGGTCCAACGGTGTGATCATCGAGTGGCTGAGCAAGCACGGGCGCGACATTTCCATTGGATCCGGTTGTGGCTGCCTAGCAG GTAATCGTATGATGGGCatcgtgggcgtggcagctgtGACTATAGTTGCTCTGATAGCAGGTCGTGTTCTATGGTGA